The Polyangium aurulentum genomic interval CTCCTTGATTCTAGGCTGCTCCTCGTCTCATGCGCGCCGCTGCCCCGCTCCTCGCCGCGGCTGCTCTGCTGGCAGCCGCACGCGCGGGCGCCGAACCTCCGCCGAAGATCGCGACCCGGCTCGTGTACACCTCTGCGGCTGGGATCGCGGCCTGCCCCAGCGAGGCGGCCCATCCGACGCGCGGAACGCTTTCGCGGTGTGCGGTTCGGGGGGCGGAGTGACGGGGAAACGCGAGCCGCCGACCGACGCGGGTCATGCCTTTTATGAGGCCCTCGGGACGAGAAATGGTTTTCCTTGGCAGCGTTGGCGAAGCGTGCCGGTATCGCCCCTCGGCGGCTCGCGTACCTGGAAGCGGGAATCGTCGTTGCGTCGTTTCCGCTGGGAACGCTGACAGCGATCGCGGCTGCGCTGGGGGTGAAGCCGTTCGATCTGTTCAACGTCGAGCACGCCACGGACGAGGTGGCCGGGTTGCTGGAGGATTTGCGGGGCGCGCCGCCGGCTCATGGTGCGCTACCCCTCGACGTAGGCCGCCAGCTCGCGGGGCGCGCCGGTCGGAAAGGCGACCTTCAGATGGTCGAGGAAGGCGGAGACGCGCGCGCTCAAGAGCCGCCTCGACGGATAGAGCGTCCATAGGGCGATCTCCGGCCCGTCGACGTCGCCCCAGTGCGCCAGGCGGCCGGTGTCCAGGTCGCGGCCCACAAGCGAAATGGGAAGGCGCGCTGCGCCCACGCCTGCCCGGACCGCGTCGCGCACCATGACCAAGGACGAGAGCCGCAGGACGGGCTCGACGGCGATCCTCGCAGGGCCCTCAGGCGTCGCGACCTGCCAGACCACCGCCTGGTCGCTTCCGCCGCGCACCACGGCGGGAACGGCGGCGTCGCCTTCTGGCCGCGCAAGGCCAGGGCTTGCGACCACCACCAGCCGGTCGCGAAGGAAGATTCGTCCGACGAGGCTCTCGTCAGGCGCTGGATTGACCCGGATCACCAGGTCGTAGCCTTCCTCCACCAGGTCGACCAGCCGGTCGTCCGTGGTGACCTCCAGCCGGACTTCGGGGAACTTCAGCGCGAACTCGGCCGCGAGCTTTCCCATGGCCGTTTGGGAGAACAGCAGGGGCGCGCTGATCCGCAATCGTCCGCGCGGCCGCTCGCCGCCGGACGCGATCGCCGCGGCTGCCTCGTCGAGCTCGGTGAGCAAGGCGCCCGCGCGCTCGAACAGCGCCCGCCCTTCTTCCGTGAGCTTGAGGGTGCGGCCGCCGCGCTCGAAGAGGCGCAGGCCCAGGCTCGCCTCGAGCTCCGCGACCCGGCGGGACAGAGTGGCCTTGGGCCGGCCCGCCGTGCGCGCGGCGCGCCCAAACCCGCCGTGGCGGGCGACCAAAGTGAAATCGGCGAGGGCAAGAAGGTCCATCTGTTCCACCAGCGAGACGGTCCGTCCAGATATACCGTCTACTGGCTCCGGTGTGGATCGGTCATTTTTCGGGTGTCTTCCGACCCCAACCGGAGTGAAACCCATGACCATCCTCGTTACCGGCGCCACTGGCCGTGTCGGCCGCCACGTCGTCCAGCAACTCGTCCAGCGCGACGCCGCCGTGCGCGTCCTCGTCCGCGACCCCTCGAAAGCCGACTTCCCGGCCAGCGTGGAGGTGGTGCAAGGCGACTTCCTCGACATCGACGCGCTGCGCAGGGCCTTTACCGGCGTCAGCACCCTGTTCCTGCTCAATGCCGTGGCGGGCGACGAATTCACCCAGGCGCTCATCACCCTGAACATCGCCCGCGAAATGGGCGTCGAGCGGGTCGTCTATCTCTCGGTGCTCCACGCCGACCGCTTCGTGAACGTGCCGCACTTCGCGGTGAAGTCGGGCGCCGAGCGGATGATCGAGCAGATGGGCTTCAGCGCCACCATCCTGCGTCCGGCCTACTTCATCGACAACGAATTGATGATCAAGGACGTCATCCTGAACCACGGCGTCTATCCGATGCCGATCGGCGGCAAGGGCGTGGCCATGGTCGACGCCCGCGACATCGCCGAGGTCGCGGCGATCGAGCTGCTCCGTCGCGAGCAGGCGCCGGGCAAGCTGCCGCTGGAGACCATCCATCTCGTCGGCCCCGAGACGCTGACGGGCTCGGACGTGGCCGCGATCTGGTCGGACGTCCTCGGCCGCACGGTCACCTACGGCGGCGATGATCCCACCGGCTTCGAGCAGAACCTGGCGAACATCATGCCCAAGTGGATGGCCTACGAAATGCGCCTCATGGCCGAGCGCTACGTCAGCGACGGCATGGTCCCGGAAGCCGGCGACGTCGAGCGTTTGACCAAGATCCTCGGCCGCCCGCTGCACACCTACCGCAGCTTCGCCACCCAGGTCGCTGCGGCCGCCAAGGCCTGACGCTCCGCAAACCCACACCTTCAAGGACCAAGATCATGATCTATTCGACCGCCACCGTCCCGGTGAACCCGGAAGGCCAGACCCAGCTCACCCGCGCGCAGGTATGGGCTGGCTTGGTGCTCAAGGCCCGCGACGCCCGCCAGTTCCTTCCGCCCGGCCTCTGCACCCGCTGCGATGTCGTGGAGGAAAGCGCCACCCACTTCGTCCGCGAAGCCACCATCGGCGGCGCCGACCTGCGCGAGATCATCGTCCTCGAGCCGGAACGCAAGGTCACCTTCTTCCAGGCCACCGGCCCGCGCGAAGGCGCCATCATCAACGAGCTCTTCGAGGATGAGACCGGCGCCCTGCAGCTTCGCTTCTATTGCTATCTCGGCCTCCGCGGCAAAGAGCACGGTGGTCCCGAGGAGCAGGCCGAGCAGGCGCAGTTCGACAGCGAAAAGGGCTACAAGAGCGCCCTGCTCTCGACCCTGAAGCGCACCCGCGAGATGCTCGAAGCGGGCCAGCTCTGATCTGCCTGCCAACGGAGCGACGGGTCCGCCTCTTTCCGAGGCGGCGCAACACGGAGCCCAAGGAGACCGATTCACGCATCACCCCGTTCTCGTACGGTGTGTTGAAAGCCGGGATCGTCCAGTGAAACCGGCAAAGATCAGGCGGGGACCGACCGCAGGTAAACATGGCGGGAGGAGGCGTCCACCGTCAGGAGCTGGGATGGGAGACCAGCATCCGGAGAGGTTCGGAGGGTCTGGCTTCGTTCGGGAGACGTCTCCGCCCTGCTCCTGTATGGCGCCAGGGGTGATGGGCGCTGTGGCACGCCCTGGACATCTGTCGGAGATTCGGGTTTTCTGCTTTCATGCGAAAAGGGAAGCTCACGCTCTTCCTGACGTTGGTGCTGGTGTCCATCCCCGCGTTCGCGTCGGCGGACGTCCCCTCGGGGCCGAGCTGCAAATGCGAGACGGGCGGCGCATCGTCGCGGGGCTCTACGGCAGCGGCGCCGGCTCTGACAGGGCGCCTCGAGTGGCATGCGCCAACTTTGGCCCACAACCCTATGCCCCCGACAGGGCGTTAGGATCTCCCCAATGAGCGACGAACACAGCAAGTATTTGAAGGGCATCGATCTCTCGCGCCTGCCTGCACATGCCGGCCCTGTCCTCATTGCCATCGGCCAAGCGGTCGAAGGAAAGCCAGTCACTGCAACTTGCCCGCATTGCGGCAATGTCATTCGGGTTGAAGCTCGTGGCAACCCAGCGAGCGCGTGGGCGCACTCATGCCAATGTGGGAAATGTAATGGATCATTTCGTGGACTCTAGGTGGTTCTACGCACCCACGACCAACACACGACCAAGCACGTGAGCACTTGGGGCGAAGCCGAGGCCGAAGGGGAGCCGAGCTCGTTCGATGCCACGCAATTCGTGTAGAGTTCTTCGCTCAGTTCCTCCCTGAGGGTCGCAAGATCATCGGCAAGAAACGGCGAAAGCAGAGGCAGGGAAAGGCTCCTTCGGTGACAGCCCGGGAGCCTTTCAGCCGGATCACCTGGACCCACGGCACCTTATCCAATGTCGTTTCGCGGCTGCGCTCGGACGTGTATGTGCAGCACGGGCAAACCCCTCCCCTACCCCCGGAACTCGAAGCCGTCGACGCGCTGCCCTCCAGCGAGCCCGATAAGTGGGAATGGCGGCAGCCTTTGCCAGCCACGTGGAAGCCTGAGATCAAGATGGGCAGCCGCCGTATCGAGGTCGTCTTCCATACTCACACCGGATTACATCGCGAGAAGATCGTTCGCCACCGTGACCTGTTTTACCCCGGCAGATATTGCCCCGCGCGCCACTGTTCCTTCCTCACCCTCAGCACATTTTTTCACCGCCAACCGATGAGCCCAGCCGCCAGCGCTGCGTGTCTCGGGGGTTGACAGGAACAAATGATGGACGTAATATTATTACTGTAATACGTAGTCGCGAGACGCGGAAGCCGACGCCACGCCTCGTGCAACCATCACACGGAGGTGATCATGAACATCCAGAACGCTACCGTCTTCATCACTGGCGCCAACCGCGGTATCGGCTTGGCCTTCGCGAAGGCTGTCCTCGAGCGCGGGGCGCGCAAGGTCTACGCCGCCGCGCGCAACCCCTCGAGCATCGAGCTCGCAGGCGTGACGCCCGTGAAGCTGGACGTGACCTCGCCTGATGACGTCAGCGCCGCGGCTGCGGCTGCGACCGACACCACGCTCGTCATCAACAACGCCGGCATTGCCACCCTGGGCAGCTTCAACACCCCCGAGGCCGAGACCGTGCTGCGCAGCCACCTGGAGACCAACCTCTTCGGCGTGCTCCGCGTCAGTCAGGCGTTCGCGCCCGTGCTGGCGCGCAACGGCGGCGGCGCGTTGCTCAACGTGGCCTCCGTCGCAAGCTGGCTCTCGAGCCCGACCCTGGCCAATTACGCCGTCTCGAAAGCCGCGCTGTGGAGCTTGAGCAATGCGCTGCGCAACGACCTGCGCCCGCAGGGCACGCAGGTGCTGACGCTGCACATGGGCTTCGTCGACACCGACCTGACCCACGGCATGAACGCGCCCAAGGCCACTCCGCAGGACATTGTCGCCCGCGCCCTCGATGCGCTGGAAGCTGGCGCGAGCGAGGTGCTGGCCGATGAACGAACCCGCGAGGTCAAGCGCAACCTGAGCGCAGAGCCCGCGATCTAGCGATCCGAGCGCGATGGAATGGGCGAAGCGCGAAGTAGAGCTCGAAGGACTCGGGTGATCGCCCCCAGTCGAGCGGTGTGACGTGGAGCGGACAAAGACGGGGAGGAGGCGCCCCCGCCACGAGGAGGCGGAGCGTCCAGAAAAAGAGAGGGGGCGCAGCAGCACGACGCTGTTGCCCCACTGTTGCCCCAACCTGGGATTCCTTACTGACTCTTTGGCGAGCGGCGCTGGCGCTTCGGCGTCGGGCGCTTCTCGGCCCACGTGAGCAGCTCGTCAAGCGCGGGGCACAGCGACTGGCCCCAGTCGGTCAGGTGGTACTCCACCTTGGGCGGCACCTGCGCGTGGACGATGCGCGCGACAATGCCGTCCTGCTCGAGCTGCCGAAGCTGCTGGATGAGCATCTTCTGCGAGATGGCCGGGATCGCACGCTCCAGGTCGGAGAACCGCAGCTTCTTGCCGCCGAACAGGTGGAAGAGGATCACCAGCTTCCAACGGCCCTCGAGCATCTGGATGGCGTCCTCGATGCCGCTGGCCGCTGACATGGGCGTGTGATGGTCATGCTTACCCAAAGGTATGTACCCCACTTTTTGGTGTGTTCTTGCGCAACGGAAATCTACGGCTTAGAGAATGGGCGATGCAAACGAATCCCACGAACTCTCTCGAGCTGCCTGCGCCAATCGCGAGCTACTTCGCCAACGAGACGACCGACTCGCAGGCCGTAGCCCGGTGTTTCACCGAGGACGCCCTCGTCGCGGACGAAGGACACGAGTATCACGGTCGCGCTGCCATCGCGGCCTGGAACGCCGACGCCACAGCAAAGTTCTCGTTCACCACCGAGCTACTCGCGGCAGAGACGGACGGCTCGCGCACCACTGTCCGCGCGAAGGTGACCGGCAACTTTCCGGGGAACTCCATCGAGCTTCGCTTCCGCTTCACCCTCGTGGGCGATCTGATCGCCCGGCTGGAGATCGCGCCATGAGCTTCGACCTCGAGCTGGAGAACCGCCGCGCGCTCGTCACGGGCGGCACCAAGGGCGTCGGCGCGGCGGTCGTGACCGCGCTTCGGGAGGCAGGGGCCCGCATCGTCGCTACCGCTCGCTCGGTGCCGAGCGACGCGGACGCTGTGCATTACGTCGCGGCAGACGTCAGCACCGCAGAAGGCTGCGCGCTCGTCGCGCGTGAGGCGCTCGCGTACCTCGGTGGCGTCGACATCCTGGTGCACGTCCTCGGAGGCTCGAGCGCGCCTGCGGGCGGCTTCGCTGCGCTGGGGGATGACGAGTGGAAGAAGGAGCTGGACCTCAACCTTATGCCTGCCGTGCGGCTCGACCGCGCGCTCTTGCCGTCAATGCTGGCGCAGGGGTCGGGCGTCATCGTGCACGTCACGTCGATCCAGCATGTGCTGCCACTGCCCGATTCGACCACCGCCTATGCGGCCGCGAAAGCAGCGCTCTCGACCTACAGCAAGGCCCTCTCGAAGGAGGTGAGTCCGAAAGGCATTCGCGTCGTGCGCGTGTCACCGGGCTGGGTGGAAACGGAGGCGTCCGTGCACCTCGCCGAGCGCCTCGCCGCCCGTGCAGGCACCGATTACGAGGGGGGCAAGAAGATCATCATGGACGCGCTCGGCGGCATCCCGCTGGGGCGACCTGCGAAGCCACGCGAGGTGGCCGACCTGATCGCCTTCGTCGCGTCACCGCGCGCAGGATCCATCACCGGCACGGAGTACGTCATCGACGGCGGCACGGTGCCCACGGCGTGACGCGTGCAGCGTCAGCTCTGCCTGCTCTGTGAGCAGATGCTCGAGCGAGATCTCAGCTATCGCCTGCCGTCGCTCGGGAACATGATCAGCCGGATCCATCGTTTCCTCGACGGATAAGCGCGACTCCGCCAAGGCCACCCGATAATCAGGATCGGCCTTGCTTTCGCTGGTACATCACGCCACGACGGGCGCGGCGGCGGTCGTTCGCTGGCGCGTCTCGAGCCACCACTCGGCGAGGAGCAGCGGGATCACCCAGCCGAGCCATCCGGAGAGGCCCGCGATCGCCTGCACCATCAGCACCTCGTTGCCGCCGAAGGTGGTCGCAAGCTGCGGCGACAGCGCAATGAACCAGACGACCGCCCAAACGCGGTTGGTGATGATCGACAGCGTGAGCACCACACTGCGGATCATCCACCGGCGATGCTCCACGATGCGCCCCCGGCGGGCGGCCCGGAAGCCCGCGATCGTGACACCGAGCCACACGAGCGCGAGCAGCACGTTGCTGGCGCGCAGCACCGGGCCGAAGGGCGTGACCGCGCCGAGGGGCAGGCCCAGGACACCGGCGGGCAACACGCCCGCGAAGGTGTAAACCCGGCCGAGCCGACGATGCATCTCGGGGTAGCGCCGCCGGAGCCACGGCCAGACCTGGAGGCAGCCGGTCACGATCGCCATCGATCCGAAAACGATATGGGCGACGAGCAGGGGATAGTAGAAAGGCACGCCCGGCGGCGGCTGGACGCGCGAGCGGCCTGGATCGAGCGTCACGTACGGCGCCCATGAGAATACGAGGAAGGCGATGACCAGCACGAGCACCGGCACGGCCGCCCACGGGCCAGGGCCGAAGCGTCTACGGGTGGTTGCGGTTGGAGTAGCTTCTGCGTACGTCATACGCTCTACTGCGTACGATATACGCCGTATCGCGGAAGTCAACTGACGGGAGCCGAAGTGGCGCAGAAAGAGATACCGATTCCGGCGAGCATCGAGGCGGCCTGGGGCCTGCGCGAGCGCTCTGCGAAGGGGCCGAAGCCCGGCCTGACCCTGGCGCGCATCGTGGACGCCGGCATGCGCGTCGCGTCCACCGACGGCCTCGGCGCGGTCTCGATGAGCCGGGTCGCGGGCGAGCTGGGGGCCGCGACGATGGCGCTGTATCGTCACATCGGAGCCAAGGACGAGCTGCTGGCGCTGATGGTCGACGCCGCATTCAAGACGCCTCCGGATCCCCGTGGGCCGGCGGAAGACTGGCGTCTGGCGCTCAGCCGGTGGGCGCGAAGCTACCTCATCGTCCTGCGTCGGCACGGCTGGCTCGTGCGGGTGCCGATCAGCGGACCGCCAATCCTGCCGAACCAGGTGATGTGGTTCGAGCGAGGGCTCTCCTGCCTGGGCGGCACCGGCCTCACGCCGCCGGAGCAGGTGTCGGTGCTGGTCCTCGTCAACGGCTTCGTCAGAAACGAGGCCATTCTCGCCGCCGACCTGGACGCCGCGGCGCGAGCCGCGGGAGGATCGCCGGACGACGTCGGCGCCGTCTACGGCGTGCTGCTCGGGCGCCTGGTGGACGCGGAGCGGTTTCCGGCGATCCACGCGATTCTCGCGTCAGGCGCCTTCGATCAGCCGGGCGACACCGACACCAACTTCGTATTCGGTCTCGAGCGGATCCTCGACGGCGTCGAGGTGCTCGTGCGCGCCCGATCGGGATCGGCGACGTCCTAGGAACAATGAAACTGGTCGCGAACAACGACACGGCGCTCGACGGAGCGGCGCGAGCGGGCCGGGCAGCGAGACGCGCACCGAGCACCAGATCGGGACCGTGACCGCGCAGCGTGGATCCGACGGGTACGGAGCCATGAGTCACCTACAACGCGGGTTTTGCCGTCTCGGCGCCGCCGGAGGCGGTAGCAATGGCGTGGGCCGCGCGTGCCCCGTGTCATGCGCTGAAGTCGAGCACCAGCCGGCCACGGACACCACCGGCTTCGAGCAATCGATGCGCCTCCGCGGCCTCCGCGGCCGGGAACACCCTCGCCACGCGCAGGGTCAGCTTGCCGTCCTCTGCTTGCTGACGCAGACGGTCGAGCTTCGCGGTGTCGGTGAGCCGGTCGCCGACGAACACCGGGCGCGCGACGATACCTCGCTCTGTCGGGTTGCTCCATCCGCGCACTGTCACGATTCCTCCGCCGTCGCGGATCGCCGGCAAGATCCGCTCGTGCAGCATCGCCGCGTCGAACACCGCATCGACCCCCTGCGGGACGACCTCGCGGATCCGCCGGGCCAGGTCGTCGCCCCGCTCGAGGATGACATCGGCCCCGAGTCGCTCGACCAGCGCGCGATCGGCCGGCGAGGCGTCGGCGATCACCCGCAGGCCGTCGGCCTTGCCCAGCTCGATCGCGTAGCCCCCGACCGCCCCGGCCGCGCCCGTGACCGCCAGCGTCTGGCCGGGCTGCAGGCCGAGAGAGTCGAGCCCCATCCGCACCGTGAGGGCGTTCATCAGCAGCGTCGACGCGGCCGCCAGGTCGCTCCCGGCCGGCACGGGGACCACCGAGGCCGCGGGGGCCACGATCTGCTCGGCGTACGCGCCCTTGTGCGGACCGTAAGGCGTCACGAGTGCGATGACCTCGTCCCCGACCTTCAGCCGGCCGTCGCCGCCCGGCCCGACCGCGTCGATGACCCCGGCCGCCTCCATCCCGGGGATGTACGGCGGCGGCGGCAGCCCCGACAACAACCGCGTGATCTCTCCCGAGCGCAGCAACACGTCGGTCGGGTTGACCGCGGCCGCATGCACGCGGATCCGGACCTCGCCCGCTCCGGGCCGCGGCTCCGGCAACTCGATGATCTTCAGCACCTCCGGCCCACCGAACTCTTCGACGACGATGGCTCTCATGCGAGTGGTGATAGTCCGTCGCTCCGGTCTGAACAAGGCGCGCGCCCGCAGATGTACGAGCCAGCTCCGGTTGCGGTAAGGGACTACCCCGGAACGCCCCAGGCTGCTGCGAGCGCGAACGCCTGACGGCTATCACGATTCTGGTGCAGATAGCGGTCCTTGAGGTGCGCATCCGGGATCTTCGACGCCCGTAGCTCGATCTGGCGCAACGTCTCGATGAGGACTTCCCGCGCATCCTCTTTCTCGCCGCCCTGGAAGAGTGCCGAGGCCGCGGCGACACGGAATGCTATCTCGGTAAAACCGACGCCGCCGACCTGCTCGAGCCGATTTAGGTATCTCTTGGCCAGAGCGGCAGCCTCCTCTGTGCGTCCCTGCGCGACGAGCGCGCGCATCCAGTAACCGGCGCAGTCGAGCGCCCAGGTCGGAGCCACGTCGATGAGCGCGCATGCCCGCCGCGCCTCGCTCTCTGCGCGCGCCCACTCTCCCCGCGCGACGGCCACCCCAGCGAGACCGTACCGGGCTGTCCCCTCGTAGGAGGGCCCGATATTCGCCTCGAGCACGGCGACGGCGAGGCGCTCGGCTTCATCGATCTTCTCCGGTTCGGAAAGTTTGATGAGCGTGAGCATCAAATAAGCCTGCGCATTCGCGGTGCCGTAAGGGTCCTTGAGCTCCGCCGCGACGGGGACGGCGCTGCGGAGGACCTCCTCTGCGCCCGCCTCGTCACCCATCTCCATCCGGGCGCTACCCAGGAGACTCCGCGCAAAGGCCTGCTCGTGAAACGCTTGCGCCTCGGTCAAATCGCGCATGCTCTGCTCCAGCAGCACGAGCGCGCGATGAGGATCGGGCTCGAGGATGTGAACCGCGATGCCGTGCCGCAGGGTGAAGACGGCCTTCACATAGGGGTCTTCATCGAAGACGGAGGCGCCCACCACGCGGGCGAGCGTGAGACAGCGCCACGCTCTCTCCCGCATGCCGACGACAGCAAACGACATCATCAGCGTCGAGACAGCACGAACATAGGCGGAGCGGGCCTCCGGCGTCGGCGACGCCAGCTCGACCTCGTCCACCAGGCGCTCGAAGCGCGCTATCTCGCCGACGTGCGGCAGCAGGTGAACGAGCTTCTCGGCAGCGAGGCAGAAGGTCAGGCTCCCTGGCGGGACGAGCGCGATCGCCGCGATACCAGCGACGCCAGAGCGAGG includes:
- a CDS encoding winged helix-turn-helix transcriptional regulator, which produces MSAASGIEDAIQMLEGRWKLVILFHLFGGKKLRFSDLERAIPAISQKMLIQQLRQLEQDGIVARIVHAQVPPKVEYHLTDWGQSLCPALDELLTWAEKRPTPKRQRRSPKSQ
- a CDS encoding TetR/AcrR family transcriptional regulator, whose amino-acid sequence is MAQKEIPIPASIEAAWGLRERSAKGPKPGLTLARIVDAGMRVASTDGLGAVSMSRVAGELGAATMALYRHIGAKDELLALMVDAAFKTPPDPRGPAEDWRLALSRWARSYLIVLRRHGWLVRVPISGPPILPNQVMWFERGLSCLGGTGLTPPEQVSVLVLVNGFVRNEAILAADLDAAARAAGGSPDDVGAVYGVLLGRLVDAERFPAIHAILASGAFDQPGDTDTNFVFGLERILDGVEVLVRARSGSATS
- a CDS encoding SDR family oxidoreductase — translated: MSFDLELENRRALVTGGTKGVGAAVVTALREAGARIVATARSVPSDADAVHYVAADVSTAEGCALVAREALAYLGGVDILVHVLGGSSAPAGGFAALGDDEWKKELDLNLMPAVRLDRALLPSMLAQGSGVIVHVTSIQHVLPLPDSTTAYAAAKAALSTYSKALSKEVSPKGIRVVRVSPGWVETEASVHLAERLAARAGTDYEGGKKIIMDALGGIPLGRPAKPREVADLIAFVASPRAGSITGTEYVIDGGTVPTA
- a CDS encoding NADP-dependent oxidoreductase — encoded protein: MRAIVVEEFGGPEVLKIIELPEPRPGAGEVRIRVHAAAVNPTDVLLRSGEITRLLSGLPPPPYIPGMEAAGVIDAVGPGGDGRLKVGDEVIALVTPYGPHKGAYAEQIVAPAASVVPVPAGSDLAAASTLLMNALTVRMGLDSLGLQPGQTLAVTGAAGAVGGYAIELGKADGLRVIADASPADRALVERLGADVILERGDDLARRIREVVPQGVDAVFDAAMLHERILPAIRDGGGIVTVRGWSNPTERGIVARPVFVGDRLTDTAKLDRLRQQAEDGKLTLRVARVFPAAEAAEAHRLLEAGGVRGRLVLDFSA
- a CDS encoding SDR family oxidoreductase, giving the protein MTILVTGATGRVGRHVVQQLVQRDAAVRVLVRDPSKADFPASVEVVQGDFLDIDALRRAFTGVSTLFLLNAVAGDEFTQALITLNIAREMGVERVVYLSVLHADRFVNVPHFAVKSGAERMIEQMGFSATILRPAYFIDNELMIKDVILNHGVYPMPIGGKGVAMVDARDIAEVAAIELLRREQAPGKLPLETIHLVGPETLTGSDVAAIWSDVLGRTVTYGGDDPTGFEQNLANIMPKWMAYEMRLMAERYVSDGMVPEAGDVERLTKILGRPLHTYRSFATQVAAAAKA
- a CDS encoding nuclear transport factor 2 family protein, which translates into the protein MQTNPTNSLELPAPIASYFANETTDSQAVARCFTEDALVADEGHEYHGRAAIAAWNADATAKFSFTTELLAAETDGSRTTVRAKVTGNFPGNSIELRFRFTLVGDLIARLEIAP
- a CDS encoding SDR family oxidoreductase; this encodes MNIQNATVFITGANRGIGLAFAKAVLERGARKVYAAARNPSSIELAGVTPVKLDVTSPDDVSAAAAAATDTTLVINNAGIATLGSFNTPEAETVLRSHLETNLFGVLRVSQAFAPVLARNGGGALLNVASVASWLSSPTLANYAVSKAALWSLSNALRNDLRPQGTQVLTLHMGFVDTDLTHGMNAPKATPQDIVARALDALEAGASEVLADERTREVKRNLSAEPAI
- a CDS encoding SRPBCC family protein, with the protein product MIYSTATVPVNPEGQTQLTRAQVWAGLVLKARDARQFLPPGLCTRCDVVEESATHFVREATIGGADLREIIVLEPERKVTFFQATGPREGAIINELFEDETGALQLRFYCYLGLRGKEHGGPEEQAEQAQFDSEKGYKSALLSTLKRTREMLEAGQL
- a CDS encoding DUF2306 domain-containing protein, which encodes MPVLVLVIAFLVFSWAPYVTLDPGRSRVQPPPGVPFYYPLLVAHIVFGSMAIVTGCLQVWPWLRRRYPEMHRRLGRVYTFAGVLPAGVLGLPLGAVTPFGPVLRASNVLLALVWLGVTIAGFRAARRGRIVEHRRWMIRSVVLTLSIITNRVWAVVWFIALSPQLATTFGGNEVLMVQAIAGLSGWLGWVIPLLLAEWWLETRQRTTAAAPVVA
- a CDS encoding LysR family transcriptional regulator, yielding MDLLALADFTLVARHGGFGRAARTAGRPKATLSRRVAELEASLGLRLFERGGRTLKLTEEGRALFERAGALLTELDEAAAAIASGGERPRGRLRISAPLLFSQTAMGKLAAEFALKFPEVRLEVTTDDRLVDLVEEGYDLVIRVNPAPDESLVGRIFLRDRLVVVASPGLARPEGDAAVPAVVRGGSDQAVVWQVATPEGPARIAVEPVLRLSSLVMVRDAVRAGVGAARLPISLVGRDLDTGRLAHWGDVDGPEIALWTLYPSRRLLSARVSAFLDHLKVAFPTGAPRELAAYVEG